A genomic segment from Pseudomonas mendocina encodes:
- a CDS encoding helix-turn-helix transcriptional regulator, translating into MPEAKDTLLRLFSLLRLIPEYPRYSTAPTLHEKLRDRGFYVDLRTVQRDLQRLSGPFSLIDEEEGGRKQWSHAKNAPLDLRDMEPATALALYLAEGHLKNLLPQSVLDLLDPQFNKARNYLGELEQNHLGHWARSVRALPNGKALLPAAVDAEVWQEASTALLERKQLRVTYLSRSKAETKVLILHPAGLVSRHSTSYLIGSVDGYDDLRQFALHRILRAEALDAASQLHPRPDIDSYIASGAFTWRQAPESVELVADVHPQIAWLLSETPLSTQQTLTPIAGSDWQHLQAHVPLDQETLWWIFGLNENIRVHAPTVWVQEIRQRIARMNSFYENTLVAASNDHSPHAQKHRNTSVHPTT; encoded by the coding sequence ATGCCCGAAGCAAAAGACACGCTGCTCAGGCTTTTTAGCCTGCTGCGCCTGATACCTGAGTACCCGCGCTACAGCACTGCCCCGACGCTTCACGAAAAACTCCGTGATCGCGGCTTCTACGTTGATCTACGCACCGTGCAACGCGACCTGCAACGGCTCTCCGGGCCGTTCTCGCTGATCGACGAGGAAGAAGGCGGACGCAAACAGTGGAGCCACGCGAAGAACGCTCCACTGGATCTGCGCGACATGGAGCCGGCCACCGCCCTGGCGCTCTACCTCGCCGAAGGCCACCTGAAGAACCTGCTGCCGCAGAGCGTGCTCGACCTACTCGACCCGCAGTTCAACAAGGCACGCAACTACCTGGGCGAACTGGAACAGAACCACCTCGGCCATTGGGCACGTAGTGTGCGAGCACTGCCCAATGGCAAGGCGCTGCTGCCGGCTGCAGTGGATGCGGAGGTCTGGCAGGAGGCCTCTACAGCCCTGCTCGAACGCAAACAGCTTCGCGTCACCTACCTGAGCCGCAGCAAGGCCGAAACCAAGGTGCTGATTCTTCATCCTGCCGGTCTGGTTTCCCGCCACTCGACCAGTTATCTCATTGGCAGCGTTGACGGCTACGACGACCTGCGCCAGTTCGCCCTGCATCGCATTCTGCGCGCCGAGGCACTGGATGCGGCAAGCCAGCTGCACCCACGCCCGGATATTGATTCCTACATCGCCTCTGGCGCCTTTACCTGGCGACAAGCTCCGGAAAGTGTAGAGCTGGTTGCCGATGTTCACCCCCAGATTGCCTGGTTGCTGAGCGAAACACCGCTCAGCACACAACAGACGCTGACGCCGATCGCCGGGAGTGACTGGCAGCACCTGCAAGCCCACGTACCACTGGATCAAGAGACACTGTGGTGGATCTTTGGCCTGAACGAGAACATCCGTGTCCATGCGCCGACCGTCTGGGTGCAGGAAATCCGTCAGCGAATCGCCCGCATGAACAGCTTCTACGAAAACACCCTGGTGGCAGCCAGCAACGATCACTCGCCCCACGCCCAAAAGCATCGCAATACCTCCGTCCATCCGACCACCTGA
- the typA gene encoding translational GTPase TypA — protein MIENLRNIAIIAHVDHGKTTLVDALLRQSGTLERNELNDERVMDSNDQEKERGITILAKNTAIKWNDYRINIVDTPGHADFGGEVERVMSMVDSVLLVVDAQDGPMPQTRFVTKKAFEAGLRPIVVINKIDRPGARPDWVMDQIFDLFDNLGATDEQLDFQVVYASALNGIAGLDHTAMAEDLTPLYQAIVDHVPAPNVDLDGPFQMQISALDYNSFLGIIGVGRIARGKVKPNTPVVAIDTEGKKRNGRILKLMGHHGLHRVDVEEATAGDIVCVSGMDQLFISDTLCDINHVEAMKPLTVDEPTVSMTFQVNDSPFCGKEGKFVTSRNIKERLDKELLYNVALRVEEGDSADKFKVSGRGELHLSVLIETMRREGFEMGVGRPEVIIREVDGVKQEPYENVTIDIPEESQGKVMEEMGLRKGDLTNMSPDGKGRVRLEYNIPARGLIGFRNQFLTLTNGAGILTSIFDRYDTVKPGSMSGRQNGVLVSIDTGKALTYSLETLQARGKLFVEHGQEIYNGQIVGLNSRDNDLGVNPTKGKKLDNMRASGKDETIALVPPVRFTLEQALEFIQDDELCEVTPKSIRLRKKILDEGERTRAAKKANKA, from the coding sequence GTGATCGAAAATCTACGCAACATCGCCATCATCGCCCACGTCGACCATGGCAAAACCACCCTCGTCGACGCCCTGCTGCGTCAGTCCGGCACCCTGGAGCGTAACGAGCTCAACGACGAGCGCGTGATGGACAGCAACGACCAGGAAAAAGAGCGCGGCATCACCATTCTGGCGAAGAACACCGCCATCAAGTGGAACGACTACCGCATCAACATCGTCGACACCCCCGGCCACGCCGACTTCGGTGGCGAAGTTGAGCGCGTGATGTCGATGGTCGACTCCGTACTACTGGTCGTCGACGCCCAGGACGGCCCAATGCCGCAGACCCGCTTCGTGACCAAGAAGGCCTTCGAAGCCGGCCTGCGTCCAATCGTCGTGATCAACAAGATCGACCGTCCGGGCGCGCGTCCTGACTGGGTCATGGATCAGATCTTCGACCTGTTCGACAACCTCGGCGCCACCGACGAGCAGCTCGACTTCCAGGTCGTCTACGCCAGCGCCCTGAACGGCATCGCCGGTCTGGACCACACTGCCATGGCCGAAGACCTGACCCCGCTCTACCAAGCTATCGTCGACCACGTGCCGGCACCGAACGTCGACCTCGACGGCCCGTTCCAGATGCAGATCTCCGCGCTGGACTACAACAGCTTCCTCGGCATCATCGGCGTTGGCCGTATTGCCCGCGGCAAGGTCAAGCCGAACACCCCGGTCGTGGCGATCGACACCGAAGGCAAGAAGCGTAACGGCCGCATTCTCAAGCTGATGGGCCACCACGGTCTGCACCGCGTGGACGTCGAAGAGGCCACCGCCGGTGACATCGTCTGCGTCAGCGGTATGGATCAGCTGTTCATCTCCGACACCCTGTGCGACATCAACCACGTCGAAGCGATGAAGCCGCTGACCGTCGACGAGCCGACCGTTTCCATGACCTTCCAGGTCAACGACTCGCCGTTCTGCGGCAAGGAAGGCAAGTTCGTCACCAGCCGCAACATCAAGGAGCGTCTGGACAAGGAGCTGCTGTACAACGTGGCCCTGCGCGTTGAAGAAGGCGACAGCGCAGACAAGTTCAAGGTCTCCGGCCGTGGTGAGCTGCACCTCTCGGTACTGATCGAAACCATGCGTCGCGAAGGCTTCGAAATGGGCGTTGGCCGTCCGGAAGTGATCATCCGCGAAGTCGACGGCGTCAAGCAGGAGCCGTACGAGAACGTCACCATCGACATCCCTGAAGAATCCCAGGGCAAGGTCATGGAAGAAATGGGCCTGCGCAAGGGCGACCTGACCAACATGTCGCCGGACGGCAAAGGTCGTGTGCGCCTGGAATACAACATCCCGGCTCGCGGTCTGATCGGTTTCCGTAACCAATTCCTGACCCTGACCAACGGCGCGGGTATCCTGACCTCGATCTTCGACCGTTACGACACCGTCAAGCCGGGCAGCATGTCTGGCCGTCAGAACGGCGTACTGGTGTCGATCGATACCGGCAAGGCGCTGACCTACTCCCTGGAAACCCTGCAGGCGCGCGGCAAGCTGTTCGTCGAGCACGGCCAGGAAATCTACAACGGTCAGATCGTCGGCCTGAACAGCCGTGACAACGACCTGGGCGTCAACCCCACCAAAGGCAAGAAGCTCGACAACATGCGCGCTTCGGGCAAGGACGAAACCATCGCCCTGGTGCCGCCGGTTCGCTTCACTCTGGAGCAGGCGCTGGAATTCATCCAGGATGACGAGCTGTGCGAAGTGACGCCGAAGTCGATCCGTCTGCGCAAGAAGATCCTCGACGAAGGCGAGCGCACCCGCGCTGCCAAGAAAGCCAACAAGGCCTGA
- the thiI gene encoding tRNA uracil 4-sulfurtransferase ThiI: MKLIVKVFPEITIKSRPVRKQFIRQLGKNIRSVLRDLDPALRVTGVWDNLEVETDLNDPKLLAEMTERLRNTPGIGLFLEVNEYPLGDLDEITEHCKRHYADQLPGKIFAVRCKRGGKHAFSSIDVERHVGSRLRQECGAAGIDLKKPEVEVRMEIRDQRLFVVHNRHEGLGGYPLGSLEQTLVLMSGGFDSTVAAYQMMRRGLVSHFCFFNLGGRAHELGVMEVAHYIWQKFGRSQRVLFVSVPFEEVVGEILGKVDNSQMGVILKRMMLRAATRVAEKLQIEALVTGEAISQVSSQTLTNLAVIDSATDMLVMRPLIASHKQDIIDTATQIGTAEFAKNMPEYCGVISVNPTTKARGYRVEKEEAQFDMAILDRALERATQLPIDRVIDELGKDVQVEEVREALAGQIVIDIRHPDAAEDEPLDVPGVEVQALPFYALNNKFKELDENRQYLLYCDKGVMSRLHAHHLLSEGHANVRVYRPT; the protein is encoded by the coding sequence ATGAAGCTGATCGTCAAAGTTTTCCCGGAAATCACCATCAAGAGCCGCCCGGTGCGCAAGCAGTTCATTCGCCAGTTGGGGAAGAACATTCGCTCCGTGCTGCGTGATCTTGACCCTGCTCTGCGGGTCACGGGTGTCTGGGACAACCTTGAGGTCGAGACCGACCTGAACGATCCCAAGCTGCTGGCCGAGATGACTGAACGCCTGCGCAACACGCCGGGCATCGGCCTGTTCCTCGAGGTGAATGAGTACCCGCTGGGCGATCTGGACGAGATCACCGAACACTGCAAGCGCCACTACGCCGACCAGTTGCCGGGCAAGATCTTCGCCGTGCGTTGCAAGCGTGGCGGCAAGCACGCGTTCAGTTCCATCGATGTCGAACGCCATGTCGGTTCACGTCTGCGTCAGGAGTGCGGTGCAGCCGGTATCGACCTGAAGAAACCGGAAGTCGAAGTGCGCATGGAAATTCGCGACCAGCGCCTCTTCGTGGTGCACAACCGCCACGAAGGCCTGGGCGGTTATCCGCTGGGCTCCCTGGAGCAGACCCTGGTACTGATGAGCGGCGGCTTCGACTCCACCGTCGCGGCGTACCAGATGATGCGTCGCGGCCTGGTCAGCCACTTCTGTTTCTTCAATCTCGGTGGCCGTGCCCATGAGCTGGGTGTAATGGAAGTGGCGCATTACATCTGGCAGAAGTTCGGCCGTTCGCAGCGCGTGCTGTTCGTCAGCGTGCCGTTCGAGGAAGTGGTCGGCGAGATTCTCGGCAAGGTCGACAACAGCCAGATGGGCGTCATCCTCAAGCGCATGATGCTGCGCGCGGCTACTCGGGTCGCCGAGAAACTGCAGATCGAGGCGCTGGTCACCGGTGAGGCGATCAGCCAGGTGTCGAGCCAGACCCTGACCAACCTGGCGGTGATCGATTCGGCCACCGACATGCTGGTGATGCGCCCGCTGATCGCCAGCCACAAGCAGGACATCATCGACACCGCCACGCAGATCGGCACCGCCGAGTTCGCCAAGAACATGCCCGAATACTGCGGCGTGATCTCGGTCAACCCGACCACCAAGGCCCGCGGTTACCGCGTGGAGAAGGAGGAGGCGCAGTTCGACATGGCCATCCTCGATCGCGCCCTGGAACGCGCGACTCAATTGCCCATCGACCGCGTGATCGACGAACTGGGCAAGGACGTGCAGGTCGAGGAAGTGCGTGAAGCGCTGGCCGGGCAGATCGTCATCGACATCCGCCACCCCGACGCCGCTGAAGACGAGCCGCTCGACGTGCCGGGTGTCGAGGTGCAGGCGCTGCCGTTCTACGCGCTGAACAACAAATTCAAGGAACTGGATGAGAACCGCCAGTACCTGCTGTATTGCGACAAGGGCGTCATGAGCCGCCTGCATGCCCATCACCTGCTGAGCGAGGGGCATGCCAATGTGCGCGTTTATCGTCCGACATAA